A window of Ananas comosus cultivar F153 linkage group 11, ASM154086v1, whole genome shotgun sequence genomic DNA:
tagaaatatatatttataattcgctatatttatagggagacctattatgaaattaatcataaaataaaataacatgaCTGCGACCTTCAAGTTAtttcataataataaaataaattgtctCCTAGATGAAACATGAGATCCCAAATTAAAGAATTTGTAGAAGCTTCTTAGAAGCAACATACAAGAGTACATAGACCCTCCCACACACTCCTTTATTCtcacaaacacaaaaaaaaagcaaatactCTCACAAATTAACACAAACTTAGACACTTCAAAACATGCACTTCAAAACATGCATGCACCATTATTGAAACTTGGATTTTTATGCACAAAAACTTAACTAGTGGCCTCCTCCAGGCAGCTTTTCCTTGATCTTGTCCATCAAGCCCTTCTTCTCGTGCCCGCCTTCTGCCGCCGTCCCCGGCGTCGTCACCGGTGCAGTCTGGCCGGCGTAGCCGTGCTCGTCCTCGGTCTTGTGGCCGCCGGGcatcttctccttgatcttctccctTATGCCCTTCTTTCTCCTCCCTCCCATTCCGTCGTCCTCAGACTGCTCGCAAATTaccgaaaaaattaaaaaaaaaattaaaaaaataatttaatatatttttaaaaaaatttaaaaaatgccgaatataacaaatcaaatacaagtatattttgttcatttttatt
This region includes:
- the LOC109717207 gene encoding desiccation-related protein clone PCC6-19-like, whose protein sequence is MPGTERGHRRSGSGSSSSSSEDDGMGGRRKKGIREKIKEKMPGGHKTEDEHGYAGQTAPVTTPGTAAEGGHEKKGLMDKIKEKLPGGGH